The proteins below are encoded in one region of Thermodesulfobacteriota bacterium:
- the cas6 gene encoding CRISPR-associated endoribonuclease Cas6, translating to MRLVVELSSEKEFSVPIHYNHYIQGFIYNSISPKLAQILHDYGFPLEKRKFKLFTFSRILGKYNANSSDGVIAFSSPFKIIISSVMKQFIQEIGEELLRKETLRIASNVVSVISVEVSDFPIDQSKIRIKMLSPVTIYSTLSSSNGRKKTYYYNPFEREFSQLLSGNAKKKLKAFYNKDSRGEIKLIGQNLSNKNEKIMSYKGTVIKGWMGIFELSGDPELMKILYDTGLGSKNSQGFGCFEVLQRKDFKE from the coding sequence ATGAGGCTGGTTGTTGAACTTTCATCTGAAAAGGAATTTTCAGTACCCATACATTATAATCACTACATTCAAGGCTTTATCTACAATTCAATATCGCCCAAGCTTGCTCAAATATTGCACGACTACGGATTTCCTCTCGAAAAGAGAAAATTCAAGCTTTTTACCTTCTCTCGAATTCTTGGAAAATACAATGCTAATAGCAGTGATGGGGTTATAGCTTTTTCCTCACCGTTCAAGATTATTATTAGCTCAGTAATGAAACAATTTATACAGGAAATTGGTGAAGAATTACTAAGAAAGGAGACATTAAGAATCGCCTCGAATGTTGTTTCTGTTATTTCGGTAGAAGTTTCTGACTTTCCCATTGATCAAAGCAAAATTAGGATCAAGATGCTATCACCTGTAACGATCTATAGCACTTTATCATCATCAAATGGAAGAAAAAAAACCTATTACTACAACCCGTTCGAGAGAGAATTTAGCCAACTCCTGTCAGGAAACGCCAAGAAGAAACTCAAGGCATTTTACAATAAAGATTCTCGTGGAGAAATAAAACTAATTGGACAGAATCTGTCCAATAAGAATGAGAAAATTATGTCGTATAAGGGCACGGTGATAAAGGGATGGATGGGGATTTTTGAATTAAGCGGAGACCCGGAGCTAATGAAAATCCTCTATGACACAGGACTCGGAAGCAAAAACTCCCAGGGTTTTGGATGTTTTGAGGTGTTACAAAGAAAAGACTTTAAAGAGTGA